The Bos indicus isolate NIAB-ARS_2022 breed Sahiwal x Tharparkar chromosome X, NIAB-ARS_B.indTharparkar_mat_pri_1.0, whole genome shotgun sequence genome has a window encoding:
- the LOC139181318 gene encoding zinc finger protein 75D-like isoform X2 produces the protein MSQIEEKLFPEQIMMSPVKAPACLYPHVEVLQGTKRSVKESSNKSKKSSPQMGSLHPESARQHFRSFCYHDTPGPYEAVSQLQELCSQWLRPEIHSKEQILELLVLEQFLDVLPSHIQNWVQKYHPQNVKEAVALVDRFHRECGGISNEVTTHQLGNDTALLGGTAVAPGFKWKPAEPQPMGVFQGESSNIYQVLQEPRWNTHKESQPVDEGAVPAEESPTFSEEKSTPSCKLASKLTLPKSQSPLTFEDVALYFSEEEWRIMTPEQKTLYFDVMEELYEDVTFLGLKLTNDTGNDPPVSLPTLEIQPSGCEVLGKATMKDAETTVGNENHGDTCRVRKRPRSPAAPALASHFVPGDKLH, from the exons ATGTCACAAATAGAAGAAAAGCTGTTCCCAGAGCAAATAATGATGAGCCCTGTGAAGGCGCCTGCATGCTTGTACCCACATGTGGAGGTTTTACAGGGGACTAAGAGGTCTGTGAAAGAGAGTTCCAATAAGAGTAAGAAATCCAGCCCACAGATGGGCAGTCTTCATCCTGAGAGTGCTCGCCAGCACTTCCGGAGCTTCTGTTACCATGACACACCTGGACCGTATGAGGCTGTCAGCCAACTGCAGGAATTATGCTCTCAGTGGCTGAGGCCAGAGATCCACTCAAAAGAGCAAATCTTGGAGTTGCTGGTGCTGGAGCAGTTCCTGGACGTTCTGCCCAGTCATATCCAGAACTGGGTGCAGAAGTATCATCCACAGAACGTCAAAGAGGCTGTGGCCCTGGTAGACCGCTTTCACAGAGAATGTGGTGGAATAAGCAATGAG GTCACAACCCACCAACTGGGAAATGACACAGCGCTCTTGGGAGGAacagcagtggccccaggctTTAAGTGGAAGCCAGCAGAGCCCCAACCAATGGGTGTGTTCCAGGGAGAAAGTTCGAATATATACCAGGTACTGCAGGAGCCGCGCTGGAATACTCACAAAGAAAGCCAGCCTGTGGATGAAGGAG CTGTGCCTGCTGAAGAGAGTCCAACCTTTTCTGAGGAGAAAAGCACCCCAAGCTGCAAGTTGGCATCTAAGCTCACCTTGCCTAAGTCCCAG AGTCCATTGACATTTGAAGATGTGGCCTTGTATTTTTCCGAGGAAGAATGGAGAATAATGACCCCTGAACAGAAAACCCTCTACTTTGATGTAATGGAAGAACTCTATGAGGATGTCACCTTTCTAG GGTTAAAGCTCACAAATGACACTGGAAATGACCCACCTGTATCTCTTCCTACATTAGAGATACAACCATCAGGATGCGAAGTATTAGGAAAGGCCACAATGAAAGATGCTGAGACAACAGTGGGCAATGAAAATCACGGTGATACATGCAGGGTACGGAAACGACCTCGCAGTCCCGCAGCCCCAGCTCTCGCCAGCCACTTCGTGCCTGGTGACAAACTGCACTGA
- the LOC139181318 gene encoding zinc finger protein 75D-like isoform X1 yields MTDPDRKVPLGRRSTHWFCTKADKASVIRWPRRMSQIEEKLFPEQIMMSPVKAPACLYPHVEVLQGTKRSVKESSNKSKKSSPQMGSLHPESARQHFRSFCYHDTPGPYEAVSQLQELCSQWLRPEIHSKEQILELLVLEQFLDVLPSHIQNWVQKYHPQNVKEAVALVDRFHRECGGISNEVTTHQLGNDTALLGGTAVAPGFKWKPAEPQPMGVFQGESSNIYQVLQEPRWNTHKESQPVDEGAVPAEESPTFSEEKSTPSCKLASKLTLPKSQSPLTFEDVALYFSEEEWRIMTPEQKTLYFDVMEELYEDVTFLGLKLTNDTGNDPPVSLPTLEIQPSGCEVLGKATMKDAETTVGNENHGDTCRVRKRPRSPAAPALASHFVPGDKLH; encoded by the exons tgccctTGGGGAGAAGATCCACTCATTGGTTTTGTACCAAAGCTGACAAGGCCTCAGTTATCAGGTGGCCCAGGAGGATGTCACAAATAGAAGAAAAGCTGTTCCCAGAGCAAATAATGATGAGCCCTGTGAAGGCGCCTGCATGCTTGTACCCACATGTGGAGGTTTTACAGGGGACTAAGAGGTCTGTGAAAGAGAGTTCCAATAAGAGTAAGAAATCCAGCCCACAGATGGGCAGTCTTCATCCTGAGAGTGCTCGCCAGCACTTCCGGAGCTTCTGTTACCATGACACACCTGGACCGTATGAGGCTGTCAGCCAACTGCAGGAATTATGCTCTCAGTGGCTGAGGCCAGAGATCCACTCAAAAGAGCAAATCTTGGAGTTGCTGGTGCTGGAGCAGTTCCTGGACGTTCTGCCCAGTCATATCCAGAACTGGGTGCAGAAGTATCATCCACAGAACGTCAAAGAGGCTGTGGCCCTGGTAGACCGCTTTCACAGAGAATGTGGTGGAATAAGCAATGAG GTCACAACCCACCAACTGGGAAATGACACAGCGCTCTTGGGAGGAacagcagtggccccaggctTTAAGTGGAAGCCAGCAGAGCCCCAACCAATGGGTGTGTTCCAGGGAGAAAGTTCGAATATATACCAGGTACTGCAGGAGCCGCGCTGGAATACTCACAAAGAAAGCCAGCCTGTGGATGAAGGAG CTGTGCCTGCTGAAGAGAGTCCAACCTTTTCTGAGGAGAAAAGCACCCCAAGCTGCAAGTTGGCATCTAAGCTCACCTTGCCTAAGTCCCAG AGTCCATTGACATTTGAAGATGTGGCCTTGTATTTTTCCGAGGAAGAATGGAGAATAATGACCCCTGAACAGAAAACCCTCTACTTTGATGTAATGGAAGAACTCTATGAGGATGTCACCTTTCTAG GGTTAAAGCTCACAAATGACACTGGAAATGACCCACCTGTATCTCTTCCTACATTAGAGATACAACCATCAGGATGCGAAGTATTAGGAAAGGCCACAATGAAAGATGCTGAGACAACAGTGGGCAATGAAAATCACGGTGATACATGCAGGGTACGGAAACGACCTCGCAGTCCCGCAGCCCCAGCTCTCGCCAGCCACTTCGTGCCTGGTGACAAACTGCACTGA